One window of Bacteroidota bacterium genomic DNA carries:
- a CDS encoding PQQ-dependent sugar dehydrogenase: protein MRTLAFLIVLLSFAACGAPSSSEQTPARTVSDTAAPVDDRFDEGRAIYQDYCASCHGSDLTGNSGGTLLGPWDHVGPDDDERARLIEITAVGLVDQGMPSYEDGLSSDEIAAVNDYILAVRAGTASIQAPPATEDVPRPNLRVLDTVETLDYDVRVEVFADDLDGPWAFAFLDSRTALVTEKGGDLHVVRDGEVQRSPVAGIPDVVARGQGGLLDVTPDPNYAETGWIYLAYSHPHPERRGPSMTRVVRGKLAGADWNAMRWTDEEVVFEAPLDTYRDTQYHFGSRIVFDPEGFLYFAIGDRGVQDDAQRLDRPNGKVYRVRPDGSVPADNPFADEATAIPGIFTLGNRNPQGLTVDPRTGAVWAVEHGPRGGDELNRIEAGANYGWPTVTYGINYNGTVITERRQAPGLQQPVYYWRPSPAVGGTEFYTGRLFERWTGQLLVTALAYKQVRLLTLERGDAVGARVLHDEVILEDFGRVREAVNGPDGAIYVVTNDPGRVLRLSPVGGWDPN, encoded by the coding sequence ATGCGTACTCTGGCTTTCCTCATCGTGCTTCTCAGCTTCGCTGCGTGCGGGGCTCCCTCGTCCTCGGAGCAGACGCCCGCACGCACGGTCTCCGACACGGCCGCCCCGGTTGATGACCGCTTCGACGAAGGCCGCGCGATTTACCAGGACTATTGCGCGTCATGTCACGGCAGCGACCTCACGGGCAACAGCGGCGGGACACTGCTCGGCCCGTGGGACCACGTTGGGCCGGACGATGACGAACGTGCTCGTCTCATCGAGATTACCGCCGTAGGTCTCGTCGATCAGGGTATGCCGAGCTACGAGGACGGACTTTCGTCGGACGAAATCGCCGCAGTGAACGACTACATTCTCGCGGTTCGAGCTGGCACGGCCAGCATCCAGGCTCCGCCAGCGACCGAGGACGTACCGCGCCCCAACCTCCGCGTGCTCGACACGGTCGAAACACTCGACTACGACGTGCGCGTCGAGGTTTTTGCGGACGACCTCGACGGGCCGTGGGCGTTTGCCTTCCTCGACAGCCGCACGGCTCTCGTCACCGAAAAAGGCGGCGACCTGCACGTGGTCCGCGATGGCGAAGTGCAGCGCTCCCCCGTCGCTGGTATTCCCGACGTGGTCGCGCGCGGACAGGGCGGGCTACTTGACGTGACGCCCGACCCCAACTACGCCGAGACCGGCTGGATCTATCTCGCCTACAGCCACCCCCACCCAGAGCGGCGCGGGCCATCGATGACACGTGTTGTGCGTGGCAAACTCGCGGGCGCCGATTGGAATGCGATGCGCTGGACCGACGAGGAAGTCGTCTTCGAGGCGCCCCTCGACACCTACCGCGACACGCAGTACCACTTCGGCTCCCGCATTGTCTTCGATCCGGAGGGCTTCCTGTATTTTGCCATTGGCGATCGCGGTGTGCAAGACGACGCGCAGCGCCTCGACAGGCCGAACGGCAAAGTCTACCGTGTCCGCCCGGACGGCTCGGTCCCGGCCGACAACCCGTTTGCCGACGAGGCCACGGCGATCCCCGGCATCTTTACGCTTGGCAACCGCAACCCGCAGGGCCTCACCGTAGACCCTCGGACAGGCGCCGTGTGGGCGGTCGAGCATGGGCCGCGCGGCGGCGATGAGCTCAACCGCATCGAGGCAGGCGCCAACTACGGGTGGCCCACGGTGACGTACGGCATCAACTACAACGGGACGGTGATCACAGAGCGCAGGCAGGCGCCCGGACTGCAGCAGCCCGTCTACTATTGGCGCCCCTCACCCGCGGTCGGTGGCACCGAGTTCTACACAGGCCGCCTCTTTGAGCGCTGGACCGGACAACTCTTGGTCACGGCGCTGGCTTACAAACAAGTGCGGCTCCTGACGCTGGAACGCGGCGATGCCGTGGGCGCGCGCGTCCTGCACGACGAAGTCATCCTGGAAGACTTCGGGCGCGTTCGCGAGGCCGTTAATGGCCCCGATGGAGCGATCTATGTCGTGACGAACGATCCTGGGCGGGTGCTGAGGCTGAGCCCCGTAGGTGGATGGGACCCGAACTGA
- a CDS encoding FAD-dependent oxidoreductase encodes MSIASASARLPRGAQRVLIVGAGLAGACAALALSRSHAVTVLEADRPASGASGAAAGLANPFMARKANPAWRYNDAFDALHGMLNEAGAAGLFRGQGVLRPAGSSKQAGFFMETAAAFPYDAQWWSAESVRERIPVIVAPDGALWLPKGGSVELPAMIEALLTAARARGAVLRTGVRVAAWEEHDNKATVTTSSSEQIEADLVMLCLGGGFLGHPSLDALGLHRVKGQTVRVRRPTALDAERLAELPALSSGGYIVPAPDSDELILGSSFEHEFEDLQPSPEVTAHIIANAARTLPMLTDAAVTHEVAGVRVTRHSARKPLLGPLPAFRRVWTFTALGAKGLLTAPLLAQGLPGYLQNPSGIPEEVQTP; translated from the coding sequence ATGTCGATTGCTTCTGCCTCAGCACGTCTACCTCGTGGTGCACAACGCGTCCTCATCGTGGGCGCTGGACTAGCAGGAGCCTGTGCGGCCTTGGCGCTCAGCCGGTCGCATGCCGTCACGGTGCTCGAAGCGGACCGGCCCGCATCGGGGGCGTCGGGGGCGGCAGCCGGCCTGGCCAACCCCTTCATGGCGCGGAAAGCCAACCCAGCGTGGCGGTACAATGACGCTTTCGATGCCCTGCATGGGATGCTCAACGAAGCTGGGGCGGCCGGTCTCTTTCGTGGTCAGGGGGTGCTCCGACCCGCGGGCTCATCCAAGCAAGCGGGGTTCTTCATGGAGACGGCCGCCGCTTTTCCGTACGATGCGCAGTGGTGGTCCGCTGAGTCCGTCCGGGAGCGTATTCCGGTGATTGTCGCTCCCGACGGCGCCCTGTGGCTCCCGAAGGGCGGCTCCGTCGAGCTTCCCGCCATGATCGAAGCGCTGCTCACGGCTGCACGAGCCCGCGGAGCGGTGCTCCGGACAGGTGTGCGCGTTGCAGCCTGGGAAGAGCATGACAACAAGGCGACCGTCACTACGAGCTCCAGCGAGCAGATTGAGGCCGATCTTGTGATGCTGTGCCTGGGTGGCGGCTTTCTCGGCCATCCCTCACTCGACGCACTTGGACTTCACCGGGTCAAGGGACAGACCGTTCGCGTGCGCCGCCCGACTGCACTAGATGCCGAGCGACTGGCGGAGCTACCAGCCCTATCGTCGGGAGGCTATATCGTTCCGGCTCCAGACTCCGACGAACTCATCCTAGGCTCATCGTTCGAGCACGAATTTGAGGACCTTCAGCCTTCTCCCGAGGTCACGGCGCACATCATTGCCAACGCGGCGAGGACGCTGCCGATGCTCACTGACGCTGCGGTGACGCATGAGGTCGCAGGGGTGCGCGTGACACGTCACAGCGCACGGAAACCGCTCCTGGGGCCGCTGCCCGCCTTCAGACGGGTCTGGACCTTCACAGCGCTGGGCGCGAAGGGGCTGCTCACGGCGCCCCTCCTCGCTCAGGGGCTGCCTGGCTACCTGCAGAACCCCTCTGGTATACCTGAGGAGGTCCAAACCCCGTAG
- a CDS encoding YifB family Mg chelatase-like AAA ATPase, translating into MLSHVWSSAVHGVDALPIEIETHIEPNLPRWTVVGLPDGAVRESRDRVWAALKNTGLPVPRGAVTVNLAPADVRKEGSAFDLPIALGLIAATTEQIPQSTLDELFVCGELSLDGSLRPVRGVLPMAVRARKEGRRGLVVPEQNAAEAAVVDGLDVFPVRTLGEAFRVLARDLDRTTPFTRDLDALFAEAGQHAVDFSDVRGQETVKRALEVAAAGGHNVVLVGPPGAGKTMLARRMPTILPPLSPDEALETTKIHSVGGHLARNGHARHGLITARPFRAPHHSISNAGLCGGGSNPMPGEISLAHNGVLFLDELPEFDRAVLEVMRQPLEEGCITIARARATVDYPARFMLVASMNPCKCGHLNNPQKPCSCSSSEVHRYLARVSGPLMDRIDLHVEVVPVPFEDLNRRAPGEPSAAVRERVIAARERQAARFKDVLGVHANAQMPSRLVRKHCRLDDAGQHLLKMAMTRLGLSARAYDRILKVSRTIADLDTAHRSADTVTAAHISEAIQYRSLDRSWWNG; encoded by the coding sequence ATGCTCTCCCACGTCTGGTCCAGCGCCGTCCACGGCGTCGATGCGCTGCCCATCGAGATCGAAACGCACATCGAGCCCAACCTGCCGCGCTGGACGGTGGTGGGCCTCCCAGATGGAGCCGTTCGCGAGAGCCGCGATCGTGTATGGGCCGCGCTCAAGAACACTGGACTGCCTGTTCCACGCGGCGCGGTGACGGTCAACCTTGCCCCGGCGGATGTCCGGAAAGAAGGCTCGGCGTTTGACCTTCCGATCGCACTCGGCCTCATCGCCGCCACCACCGAGCAGATCCCGCAATCCACGCTCGACGAGTTGTTCGTGTGCGGCGAACTCTCCCTCGATGGCTCGCTGCGCCCAGTTCGTGGCGTCCTGCCCATGGCGGTGCGCGCACGCAAAGAAGGGCGACGTGGCCTCGTCGTACCGGAGCAGAACGCAGCAGAAGCGGCGGTGGTGGACGGTCTTGATGTATTTCCCGTCCGCACGCTCGGCGAAGCATTCCGCGTCCTTGCGCGCGACCTCGACCGCACGACGCCGTTCACGCGCGACCTCGATGCGCTCTTTGCGGAGGCGGGCCAGCACGCTGTTGACTTCTCGGACGTTCGTGGCCAGGAGACGGTGAAGCGCGCGCTCGAAGTCGCCGCGGCGGGCGGGCACAACGTCGTGCTCGTCGGGCCGCCTGGCGCTGGCAAGACGATGCTCGCTCGCCGGATGCCGACGATCCTGCCACCACTCTCACCCGACGAGGCCCTGGAGACGACAAAGATCCACAGCGTCGGCGGACACCTTGCCCGGAACGGACACGCGCGGCACGGACTCATCACGGCACGCCCATTCCGGGCTCCGCACCACTCCATCTCCAACGCGGGCCTCTGCGGCGGCGGCTCCAACCCGATGCCCGGCGAGATCAGCCTGGCTCACAACGGGGTGCTTTTCCTGGACGAGTTGCCCGAGTTCGACCGTGCAGTCCTCGAAGTCATGCGGCAGCCACTCGAAGAGGGCTGCATCACGATTGCGCGCGCCCGAGCGACCGTAGATTATCCGGCGCGCTTTATGCTCGTCGCCTCGATGAACCCCTGCAAGTGCGGCCACCTGAACAATCCTCAGAAGCCCTGTAGTTGTTCGTCGTCCGAAGTCCACCGCTACCTCGCCCGCGTCTCCGGCCCCCTCATGGACCGCATCGACCTCCACGTCGAGGTCGTCCCCGTGCCGTTCGAGGACCTCAACCGCCGAGCGCCGGGCGAACCAAGCGCTGCCGTACGCGAGCGTGTGATCGCGGCCCGCGAGCGCCAGGCTGCTCGCTTCAAGGACGTGCTGGGCGTGCATGCCAACGCGCAGATGCCCAGCCGCCTCGTCCGCAAGCACTGCCGGTTGGACGACGCGGGCCAGCACCTCCTCAAGATGGCGATGACCCGGCTGGGCCTCTCGGCGCGAGCCTACGACCGCATCCTGAAGGTGAGCCGCACCATCGCCGACCTCGACACGGCGCACCGGAGCGCTGACACGGTGACGGCGGCACACATCTCGGAGGCGATCCAGTACCGCTCGCTCGACCGCTCCTGGTGGAACGGGTAG
- a CDS encoding class I fructose-bisphosphate aldolase produces MADVTTAQIEDYLGDEAESLLAHESTTISKDDLHLPGPDFVDRVFSVTDRGPRVLRSLQAMYDHGRLGGTGYLSILPVDQGIEHSAGASFAPNPIYFDPENIVRLAMEGGCNAICSTFGVLGSVARKYAHKIPFMLKINHNELLSFPNSHRQIMFAQIEDAWNMGCVAVGATVYFGSDSSNAELVEVAEAFSHAHSLGMATVLWCYMRNSAFKIDGTNHETSADLTGQANHLGATIEADIVKQKQPISNGGYKALNSGDSSYGKLDERIYSELSSDHPIDLTRYQVANGYMGRIGLINSGGGSGTNDFGQAVRTAVINKRAGGMGLISGRKAFQRPMDEGIQLLNTIQDVFLNDEITVA; encoded by the coding sequence ATGGCTGACGTCACGACCGCCCAGATCGAAGACTACCTCGGCGACGAGGCTGAGTCCCTCCTCGCGCACGAGAGCACGACCATCTCGAAGGACGACCTCCACCTCCCCGGCCCCGACTTCGTCGACCGCGTCTTCTCGGTCACCGATCGCGGTCCCCGCGTGCTCCGCTCGCTCCAGGCGATGTATGACCATGGGCGCCTCGGCGGCACCGGCTACCTCTCGATCCTGCCCGTTGACCAAGGCATCGAGCACTCGGCGGGCGCGTCGTTCGCCCCAAACCCGATCTACTTCGATCCGGAGAACATCGTCCGGCTCGCCATGGAGGGCGGCTGCAACGCGATCTGCTCGACCTTCGGCGTGCTCGGGTCCGTTGCGCGGAAGTACGCGCACAAGATCCCGTTCATGCTCAAGATCAACCACAACGAGTTGCTGTCCTTCCCGAACAGCCACCGGCAGATCATGTTTGCGCAGATCGAGGACGCCTGGAACATGGGCTGCGTTGCCGTCGGCGCTACGGTCTACTTCGGCTCAGACAGCTCAAACGCTGAGCTCGTGGAAGTCGCCGAAGCCTTCAGCCACGCCCACAGCCTCGGCATGGCGACCGTGCTCTGGTGCTACATGCGCAACTCGGCGTTCAAGATCGACGGCACGAACCACGAGACGTCTGCCGACCTGACGGGCCAGGCCAATCACTTAGGTGCGACAATCGAAGCAGACATCGTGAAGCAGAAGCAGCCGATCTCCAACGGCGGCTACAAGGCGTTGAACTCGGGCGACTCGTCGTACGGCAAGCTCGACGAGCGCATCTACAGCGAGTTGTCGTCGGACCACCCCATCGACCTTACGCGCTACCAGGTTGCCAACGGCTACATGGGACGCATCGGTCTCATCAACTCGGGCGGCGGCTCGGGCACGAACGACTTTGGCCAGGCAGTGCGCACGGCGGTCATCAACAAGCGCGCGGGCGGCATGGGCCTCATCTCGGGCCGCAAGGCGTTCCAGCGCCCGATGGACGAGGGTATCCAACTGCTTAACACCATCCAGGACGTGTTCCTCAACGACGAGATCACGGTCGCCTAG